GGGATACGGCAACCATTGAAAAGTTAGTAGCTTTAAAGCAACAACATCCAAGGTTGAAAGTGATGCTGTCACTTGGTGGATGGGGTGGCTGCGCTCCTTGTTCGGAGGCTTTTTCCACCCCTGAGGGGAGGAAGATATTCGCACAGTCAGTAAAAGACATAAATAGCTATTTCGGCACAGATGGCATTGATCTCGACTGGGAATATCCAACTATAGAAGGGCATCCTGGGCACCTTTATCAACCGCAGGATAAACAGAATTTTACCTCTTTGGTAAGTGAGCTTCGCCATGTTCTCGGAGATGAAAATGAACTGAGTTTTGCAGCAGGTGGGTTTCAAAAGTTCCTGGATGAGTCGGTAGAATGGGAGAAAATCATGCCTTTGCTGGACCGTGTAAATATTATGAGTTATGATTTGGTGAACGGGTACGCAACGGTTACCGGGCACCATACTCCCTTGTATGGTACAAGGCCTGAAGATGAATCAACAGATAGAGCAGTAAATTACTTGTTAAATCTTGGCATCCCGTCAGAGAAATTAGTAATAGGTGCTGCTTTCTACACACGTGTATGGAAAGATGTTCCGGCTACGAATAATGGCTTATATCAGAAAGGGGAGCATACAAAAGGATATAACTTTCGCTCTTACACCGCTAACCTTACATCAGCTAATGGATGGGAATATTTTTGGGATGATAAAGGGCAGGCACCCTATTGGTACAATAAAAAGCTAAATCAGTTCGCTACGGGTGACGATCCCAAGTCTGTTGAAGAAAAGGCGAAATATGCGTTGGATAAAAAATTAGGAGGTATTATGTTTTGGGAATTGACTCTGGACACGCCAAAAGAAGGGCTGCTTCAGACTATAGATAACGTAGTAAACCAATAAATATGCCGTTAAGGAAAATAAATGTTATCCGTTATATTACCCCTCTGCGTGAAGGCGGGTCTATGCCCGCCATTGTAGAGGGGGATGATGATTTTTTATATGTATTGAAGTTCAGAGGAGCCGGGCAAGGAGTGAAAGCGTTGATTGCTGAATTGTTAGGAGGCGAGTTAGCCCGTGCCTTGGGTTTAAAAGTTCCCGAAATTGTATTTGCTAACCTCGAGAATGAATTCGGTCAGACAGAACCCGATGAGGAGATTCAGGACCTGTTGAAAGGTAGTGTAGGGCTAAATCTTGGGCTTCACTATTTATCGGGTGCAATTACTTTCGATCCCTTGGTGGTTTCTATAGACCCTTTGATTGCTTCCAAGATTGTTTGGTTAGACTATCTATTGATGAATGTGGATCGTACAGCACGAAATACCAATATGTTATTATGGCATAAGGAGTTGTGGCTTATTGATCATGGCGCCTCTCTGTATTTTCATCATTCGTGGCAAAACTGGGAAACACAGGCAAACAAAAAATTTGTACAAATTAAAGATCACGTACTATTACCGTGGGCAACTCAGGTAGAAGCAGCAGATAAAAGCTGTAAGGAAATGTTGAGTGAAGCAATTATCAACGATATCGTTCAGCTTATTCCAGATGAATGGTTAATGCACGATTCGCCGTTTGAATCGGCAGCTGAGCACCGGAAGGCATATATTAGCTTCCTGACAACGCGTATATTGCATGTAGAAGTTTTGATGAAAGGAGTGCGAGATGCAAACGAATAGTGTATTTGAATATGCTGTTATTCGTGTGGTACCGCGTGTAGAACGAGAAGAGTTTCTAAATGTTGGAGTGGTTCTTTATTGCCGCAAACTTAAATTCCTAAAAGTATCTTTCGAGCTGGATGAAGCGCGTCTGAAAATTTTCAGTAAGGATTTAGATGTATCCGAAATAAAAGAACATCTACATGCTTTTCAGCGTATTTGCGAAGGTGGGAAAACTGCCGAACCGATTGGTCTGCTGCCCTTAGCCGATCGCTTTCGCTGGCTAACGGCTACTAGAAGTACGATTGTGCAAACGTCTAAGGTACATCCTGGTTTATGTGTGCATCCCGAAAATACGCTTATAAAATTGTTTAACGAACAGGTTTTATAAATTATTCTGTCCTGTCATAAAAGGAAGCCAATGAAAAAGAGATATACGCTTATAATATTTATGTTATTATTATGTGGCGGTTTTTGGCTAATGGCTGAAAAACCTTACGTACCACTCGTGTCGAAACAGAAAGCGCCAATATGGAAGCTGCAATGGGCAGATGAGTTTAATGTTAACGGTTTACCAGACAGTAACTTTTGGTCTTACGATATTGGTGGGCATGGTTGGGGAAACAATGAATTACAGCATTATACCGCAGCCGATACATTTAATGCGAAGATACAAGACGGTGTGTTGTTACTACGAGCGCAAAAGAAAAAGCTGGAGAATCGTCCCTATACCTCGGCCAGGCTGGTTACCAAAAACAAAGTGGATATGAAATATGGAAAGCTTGAGGTGCGTGCAAAGTTACCAAAGGGAAGAGGGTTGTGGCCCGCCATCTGGATGTTGCCTACTGATCGGAAGTATGGTGGATGGCCTAAGAGCGGAGAAATTGATATCATGGAACATGTGGGGTTTAAACCGGATACCGTATATGGTAGTGTACATACCGACCGATTCAATCATATAATCGGTACGGAAAAAACCTGTGGAATTGCTGTAGAAGATCCTTACAATATTTTTCATGTCTATACCATCGTGTGGAACGAGCGATTTATTGACTTTCTGTTAGATGGTCAGCAATTTTACCGATTTGAAAACAGTAATATGGGCTATGCGGAGTGGCCTTTTGATCAATCCTTTCATCTATTGATGAATATTGCCGTTGGCGGGAACTGGGGAGGTCAACAAGGGATAGACGAGGATGTCTTTCCTGCTACCATGCAAATAGATTATGTGAGGTATTATACACTCAACTAGCGGCGCACTTCATTAAATAGCGGGAGTTCTTCCACCATCTACCGGTATGCTTACTCCGTTCATATAAGAAGCTGCAGGGGAAGCTAAAAAAGCAATTACATTAGCTATTTCTGCTGCTGATCCAAATCGCCTCATCGGTATGATATTGGTCATTTCCTTTTGTATCTCTGTAACATCTGTTCCCTGAGCGGTGGCCGACGCCTGAATAAGACTATGTAAGCGGGTTGTATCAATTGATCCGGGAAGTACATTATTTACAGTAATATTGTATTTCCCCACTTCATTCGAAAGACTTTTCGCCCACGATGCAACGGCTGCCCTAATGGTGTTAGACACGCCGAGATTTGGCAATGGTGTTTTGACAGATGTAGAGATAACATTAATAATTCGGCCATAATTTAGTTTTTTCATGCCCGGAAGTACGGCAGTGGCTAAAATATGATTACATAATAGATGCTGTTTAAATGCTTCTTCAAATGCCATAAACGGTGTATTGGACATTTCGCTTGGAGCAGGGCCGCCCGTGTTGTTAACTAGTATACTGATGTTTGTATCTTGTACGATCGTTTGGATAACACCATTAACAGCCATCAAGTCGGTGAAATCTGCTACGGCGTAATCGTGTTGTTGTGAAAGGTCATTTGGCAGTTGGTTGATAATTTCTTTCAACCTTTGCTCGTTTCGTGCAATTAATAAACAATTAGCGCCCATGCTAGCTAGCTCAAGGGCAGTTGCAAGTCCAATCCCTTGAGTACTGCCGCAAATGATGGCATTTTTTTCTTTTAGTGAAATGTTCATAACTTCTGAATTTAAAAGCCTAGATATTTTTTATTAAAATTTTTGCAGCGCTTTTTGTAAATTTAACCCAAAGTAATAATGTAAAGTTAGCATAAGGTATTAAACTAACGTAAAAACCAATTATAATAAAAACTTGTTTTCCTAACAGCAACTAGAAATGCATTTAACTGACGAAAACAAGAAAAGCAGCGTAATTAATGATGCGGAGTATGGTAAATGCAAGCCGTATCGAAAATAGCCATCAAGATGAAAATACTAAAATTTATCCTATTTACAATCTTAGGGATTGTCGTAGTTGTACTTATTACAGCATTATTTGTTAAGAAGGAGTATGCTGTTGAACGTGAAGTAGTGGTCAATAAACCTCGACAGGAGGTCTTTGATTATATTAAGT
This Olivibacter sp. SDN3 DNA region includes the following protein-coding sequences:
- a CDS encoding glycoside hydrolase family 18 protein; the encoded protein is MKSLKLTFTLLFILFLKHNSIAQAENFSVIAYYMGDGEQINEYEVDKLTHIIFSFCHLKDNKLYVDNARDTATIEKLVALKQQHPRLKVMLSLGGWGGCAPCSEAFSTPEGRKIFAQSVKDINSYFGTDGIDLDWEYPTIEGHPGHLYQPQDKQNFTSLVSELRHVLGDENELSFAAGGFQKFLDESVEWEKIMPLLDRVNIMSYDLVNGYATVTGHHTPLYGTRPEDESTDRAVNYLLNLGIPSEKLVIGAAFYTRVWKDVPATNNGLYQKGEHTKGYNFRSYTANLTSANGWEYFWDDKGQAPYWYNKKLNQFATGDDPKSVEEKAKYALDKKLGGIMFWELTLDTPKEGLLQTIDNVVNQ
- a CDS encoding HipA family kinase, with the protein product MPLRKINVIRYITPLREGGSMPAIVEGDDDFLYVLKFRGAGQGVKALIAELLGGELARALGLKVPEIVFANLENEFGQTEPDEEIQDLLKGSVGLNLGLHYLSGAITFDPLVVSIDPLIASKIVWLDYLLMNVDRTARNTNMLLWHKELWLIDHGASLYFHHSWQNWETQANKKFVQIKDHVLLPWATQVEAADKSCKEMLSEAIINDIVQLIPDEWLMHDSPFESAAEHRKAYISFLTTRILHVEVLMKGVRDANE
- a CDS encoding DUF3037 domain-containing protein: MQTNSVFEYAVIRVVPRVEREEFLNVGVVLYCRKLKFLKVSFELDEARLKIFSKDLDVSEIKEHLHAFQRICEGGKTAEPIGLLPLADRFRWLTATRSTIVQTSKVHPGLCVHPENTLIKLFNEQVL
- a CDS encoding family 16 glycosylhydrolase gives rise to the protein MKKRYTLIIFMLLLCGGFWLMAEKPYVPLVSKQKAPIWKLQWADEFNVNGLPDSNFWSYDIGGHGWGNNELQHYTAADTFNAKIQDGVLLLRAQKKKLENRPYTSARLVTKNKVDMKYGKLEVRAKLPKGRGLWPAIWMLPTDRKYGGWPKSGEIDIMEHVGFKPDTVYGSVHTDRFNHIIGTEKTCGIAVEDPYNIFHVYTIVWNERFIDFLLDGQQFYRFENSNMGYAEWPFDQSFHLLMNIAVGGNWGGQQGIDEDVFPATMQIDYVRYYTLN
- a CDS encoding SDR family oxidoreductase, producing the protein MNISLKEKNAIICGSTQGIGLATALELASMGANCLLIARNEQRLKEIINQLPNDLSQQHDYAVADFTDLMAVNGVIQTIVQDTNISILVNNTGGPAPSEMSNTPFMAFEEAFKQHLLCNHILATAVLPGMKKLNYGRIINVISTSVKTPLPNLGVSNTIRAAVASWAKSLSNEVGKYNITVNNVLPGSIDTTRLHSLIQASATAQGTDVTEIQKEMTNIIPMRRFGSAAEIANVIAFLASPAASYMNGVSIPVDGGRTPAI